The proteins below come from a single Tachypleus tridentatus isolate NWPU-2018 chromosome 13, ASM421037v1, whole genome shotgun sequence genomic window:
- the LOC143236545 gene encoding uncharacterized protein LOC143236545 — protein sequence MTHCQSSCYCQGGYIFAGCVDDSSAFRNINGNLISSLPALYSDKSYPAFTLQKVTTCNACEFVCEKCTLYGYSEPVLGCAVINNEQLIPTSQDRTLKFWNLKTLTDDNSKHHKGRVNIVRISNNGRHILSGDELGKLVISELTINGSLSAISYCGHEEWTEENVATAVFVHPEGKQILCTVSQHTKERNESFSISLKKEVSTSNKPNSVFSLKVQNQHKLLDEVTTMNYASKGDCVAIGTQQGDLYLTDRTCRSLRIVHLRDNWYTFLFFIAVYVKILHQNTYKLISC from the exons ATGACCCACTGTCAGTCAAGTTGTTATTGTCAG GGAGGTTACATCTTTGCTGGATGTGTAGATGATTCATCAGCATTTAGGAATATAAATGGAAATTTGATTTCCAGTCTACCTGCGTTATATTCCGATAAAAGCTACCCAGCTTTTACCTTGCAGAAAG TCACCACATGCAATGCTTGTGAATTTGTGTGTGAAAAGTGCACCTTGTATGGATATAGTGAGCCAGTACTGGGATGTGCTGTGATAAACAACGAACAGTTAATCCCAACTTCTCAAGATCGAACCCTGAAGTTTTGGAACTTGAAGACTTTAACAGATGATAATTCTAAACACCACAAGGGTCGAGTGAACATAGTTAGGATTTCAAACAATGGGCGTCACATTCTCAGTGGGGATGAGTTGGGAAAGCTGGTAATATCGGAGTTGACTATAAACGGTAGCTTATCTGCCATTAGTTACTGTGGCCATGAAGAG TGGACAGAAGAAAACGTAGCAACAGCAGTTTTTGTACACCCAGAGGGGAAGcaaatactgtgtacagttaGCCAGCACACAAAGGAACGAAATGAATCATTTTCGATCTCTCTAAAAAAGGAAGTTTCTACCTCAAACAAGCCTAATTCAGTATTCTCTTTAAA aGTTCAGAATCAGCACAAGTTATTGGATGAAGTTACCACCATGAATTATGCATCAAAGGGAGATTGTGTTGCCATAGGCACCCAACAAGGTGATCTCTATCTGACAGACAGAACTTGTAGAAGTCTAAGAATAGTCCATTTAAGGGACAACTGGTATACCTTCTTGTTCTTTATTgctgtttatgttaaaatacttcatcaaaatacatacaaattaatatcttgttga